In a single window of the Nitrospira sp. MA-1 genome:
- a CDS encoding 1-deoxy-D-xylulose-5-phosphate reductoisomerase, translating to MKHIVILGSTGSIGNSTLDVISRFPEEFQVVGLAAGSNDQALEEQIRRFKPEVAALFCQDAANRLRARMGRTSTEILDGEQGLCAVASASKGDLVISAIVGGAGLKPTLTAIQAGRQVALANKEPMVMAGRLMQLEAHKHHVTIFPIDSEHSAIFQSMEGHRKVDIRRIVLTASGGPFWDWPINDLEHVTPEQAMQHPNWKMGAKITTDSATLMNKGLEVIEARWLFDIPQDQIDVIIHRESIIHSLVEYCDGSVIAQLGHPDMRTPISYALKYPERIPLNPPLLDLGKIGKFTFYPTDSEKFPCLQLAYDALAGADGLPATLNAANEIAVDAFLKEQIAFLDIPRVIQETMNAYNATPVTSIEDTLEIDQWARRTATEMMKACSTSPL from the coding sequence GTGAAACACATCGTTATTTTGGGATCTACCGGGTCGATTGGGAACAGTACCTTAGATGTGATCTCCAGATTCCCTGAAGAGTTTCAAGTCGTCGGCCTGGCCGCCGGATCCAATGATCAGGCCCTTGAGGAACAAATCCGCCGCTTCAAGCCCGAAGTGGCTGCGCTTTTCTGCCAGGATGCCGCCAACCGATTGCGAGCACGGATGGGACGCACGTCAACTGAAATTTTGGACGGAGAACAGGGGCTCTGCGCCGTCGCCAGTGCATCGAAAGGCGATTTAGTGATTTCCGCTATCGTCGGGGGGGCAGGGCTCAAACCAACATTGACAGCCATCCAAGCAGGCCGGCAGGTTGCCCTCGCAAATAAAGAGCCAATGGTCATGGCAGGTCGATTAATGCAACTGGAAGCCCACAAACATCACGTGACGATTTTCCCCATCGATAGCGAACATAGTGCTATTTTCCAATCGATGGAAGGCCACCGGAAGGTCGACATTCGCCGGATCGTGCTAACGGCTTCCGGCGGACCATTTTGGGATTGGCCCATCAATGACCTCGAACACGTGACACCCGAACAAGCGATGCAACATCCAAATTGGAAAATGGGAGCTAAAATTACCACCGATTCCGCCACCTTGATGAATAAAGGCCTGGAGGTAATTGAAGCCCGATGGCTCTTTGATATCCCTCAGGATCAAATAGATGTCATCATTCACCGAGAAAGTATTATCCACTCTTTGGTAGAATATTGTGATGGGTCAGTCATTGCGCAATTAGGCCACCCGGATATGCGAACACCAATCTCCTATGCTCTCAAATACCCGGAACGCATTCCCTTGAATCCCCCACTCCTGGATTTAGGGAAAATCGGAAAGTTCACGTTTTATCCAACTGATTCGGAAAAATTCCCGTGTCTCCAGTTAGCCTACGACGCCCTGGCAGGAGCGGACGGGCTTCCAGCCACATTAAACGCCGCAAATGAAATTGCCGTGGATGCCTTCCTCAAGGAGCAGATTGCCTTTTTGGATATACCCAGAGTGATTCAAGAAACCATGAATGCCTATAACGCGACTCCCGTCACATCCATTGAAGACACCTTAGAGATAGACCAATGGGCCCGACGAACAGCCACGGAAATGATGAAAGCCTGCTCTACTTCACCTCTATGA
- the rpsI gene encoding 30S ribosomal protein S9, with the protein MVDTVQYATGKKKNAIARAWVEPGQGDILINARSVDSYFPRLTHQIQIQTPFEVTKTGGQFNVKATLTGGGVSGQAGALRHAIAKALALYNPSLRDPLKKNGLLTRDSRVKERKKYGQKGARARFQYSKR; encoded by the coding sequence ATGGTCGATACAGTTCAATACGCAACCGGAAAAAAGAAAAACGCGATTGCCCGAGCATGGGTAGAACCAGGACAAGGCGACATTCTGATCAACGCACGATCAGTAGATTCGTATTTCCCACGATTGACACATCAAATCCAAATTCAAACACCATTCGAGGTCACCAAAACCGGTGGACAATTTAATGTCAAAGCCACGTTGACGGGTGGAGGCGTTTCAGGTCAGGCAGGAGCTCTTCGCCATGCGATTGCAAAGGCCTTAGCTTTATATAATCCTTCCTTACGGGATCCCTTGAAAAAAAATGGATTGCTCACCAGAGATAGCAGGGTGAAAGAGCGAAAAAAATACGGGCAAAAAGGTGCCAGGGCCAGGTTCCAATACTCCAAACGATAA
- a CDS encoding phosphatidate cytidylyltransferase — translation MDPRRLYSAIVFIPLLYAGIRYSPPWLLSILIGGASLLALWEFLTLYFGRTGTLIPKVISCLCAVMLLVAMYTGYSLALNPWFLGIVGVILTGFFISPTTMRQRLPLWVAYPFGILYVVVLLGHFILLRQLPHGIALIFFVLAITWLADTGGFVVGLSLGRHALAPTLSPKKTIEGLFGGVLFSVLGALISHFWFLPFFSLGECAILGMGMAIIGTLGDLAESAIKRSVSVKDSGTIIPGHGGVLDRVDSLLFTGPVIYYFALFTGSNS, via the coding sequence ATGGATCCCCGGAGACTCTACTCAGCCATCGTATTTATTCCTTTGCTCTATGCGGGAATACGCTATTCTCCACCCTGGCTGCTCTCCATCCTGATTGGGGGCGCTTCCCTCCTTGCATTGTGGGAATTTCTCACGCTCTACTTTGGACGGACCGGCACCCTTATTCCTAAGGTGATCTCCTGCCTTTGTGCGGTCATGCTCCTTGTCGCTATGTATACCGGCTACTCCCTCGCCTTGAACCCTTGGTTCTTGGGAATCGTTGGGGTCATTTTGACAGGATTTTTCATATCTCCGACCACCATGAGACAACGTCTCCCCTTATGGGTGGCCTATCCCTTTGGGATCCTCTATGTTGTGGTTCTGCTCGGGCATTTCATACTCCTCCGGCAGCTCCCTCATGGAATCGCCTTAATCTTTTTTGTCTTAGCCATCACGTGGTTGGCTGATACCGGTGGATTTGTCGTAGGTTTATCTCTTGGACGACATGCCCTGGCTCCCACCCTGAGTCCTAAAAAAACGATTGAAGGCCTGTTCGGAGGAGTTCTCTTTTCCGTACTGGGAGCCCTCATCAGCCACTTTTGGTTTCTCCCCTTTTTCTCGCTGGGGGAATGCGCTATTCTCGGCATGGGCATGGCCATAATCGGAACCCTTGGTGATCTTGCAGAATCCGCGATCAAACGTAGCGTGAGTGTCAAGGACTCAGGCACAATCATTCCAGGACATGGGGGAGTGTTAGATCGTGTGGATAGCCTGCTCTTTACCGGCCCGGTCATTTATTACTTTGCCTTATTCACGGGATCAAACTCATAA
- a CDS encoding proline--tRNA ligase, which translates to MRVSESLIPTMRQDPGEAEVVSHRLMLRAGMIRKVAAGIYSYLPLGLRVIRKIEAIVREEMNRTGAQELLLPILSSAELWKETDRWDFYGKELFRLQDRHDRDFCLGPTHEEVVTDLFRREVSSYRQLPLTLYQIQTKFRDEIRPRFGIMRGREFIMKDAYSFDQDAEGAKRTYQGMYDAYCRIFSRMGLEFRPVEADTGLIGGISSHEFMVLANTGEELIVFDPDTQYAANVERAEIAPPTIGKRDAPLPSEKVSTPNAKSVEEVCALLNVPPSRLVKTLLYQTGTDEITAVLIRGDHQANEIKIQRHLGIHELSLATSEMIARFTTAPIGFVGPIGLQNVRILADHAVAVLSNFIVGGNEPDVHFIHVNIDRDFSIESIGDFRQAQAGDPSPRGGSSLQTARGIEVGHIFLLGTKYSEKMGATYLDDQGQTLPAIMGCYGIGVSRAAAAAIEQNHDDKGICWPMPIAPFHVHILSVTASDNVRQASNQLYQDLSKNGIEVLLDDREERGGVKFNDADLLGIPFHIILGDKGLAQNTIEIKDRKTGEKHHISREEACEWITATVKAKLEFQA; encoded by the coding sequence ATGCGTGTATCAGAATCCTTAATCCCAACGATGCGACAAGATCCGGGTGAAGCCGAGGTGGTCAGTCACCGACTCATGCTTCGCGCCGGAATGATCCGGAAAGTCGCAGCCGGTATTTATTCCTACCTTCCCCTTGGATTGCGGGTCATTCGGAAAATCGAGGCCATTGTTCGGGAAGAAATGAACCGGACAGGAGCTCAAGAACTTTTACTTCCGATTCTTTCTTCTGCCGAGCTGTGGAAGGAAACCGATCGCTGGGATTTCTACGGAAAGGAACTGTTCCGATTACAAGATCGTCACGATCGAGACTTTTGCCTGGGCCCCACTCACGAAGAAGTTGTCACTGATTTATTCCGTCGAGAGGTCAGTTCCTATCGTCAATTGCCCCTTACCCTTTATCAAATCCAAACAAAGTTTCGTGATGAAATTCGGCCACGGTTTGGCATTATGCGAGGGCGTGAATTCATCATGAAAGATGCGTATAGCTTTGATCAGGATGCGGAAGGAGCCAAACGTACCTATCAAGGCATGTACGACGCCTATTGCCGTATTTTTTCTCGCATGGGCCTCGAATTTCGTCCGGTGGAGGCCGATACCGGCTTGATCGGGGGCATCTCTTCTCACGAATTCATGGTCCTAGCCAATACCGGAGAGGAACTCATCGTTTTTGATCCGGATACACAATATGCTGCCAATGTCGAGCGAGCTGAGATTGCTCCACCCACCATCGGGAAGCGTGACGCCCCACTACCGTCAGAAAAGGTTTCCACACCCAATGCCAAATCAGTTGAAGAGGTATGTGCCCTACTTAACGTACCTCCTTCCCGTCTGGTGAAAACCCTCTTGTATCAGACTGGCACGGATGAGATAACCGCAGTCCTGATTCGAGGGGACCATCAAGCAAACGAAATCAAAATTCAACGACATCTTGGTATTCATGAATTATCCCTGGCGACTTCTGAAATGATCGCCCGCTTCACAACAGCCCCAATCGGCTTTGTCGGACCGATCGGTCTTCAGAACGTTCGAATTCTGGCTGACCATGCCGTGGCTGTCTTGAGCAACTTCATTGTCGGTGGGAACGAACCGGACGTCCACTTCATCCATGTCAACATTGATCGGGATTTTTCCATTGAGAGCATAGGAGATTTTCGCCAGGCCCAGGCAGGTGATCCTTCTCCGCGTGGGGGCAGTTCGCTGCAAACGGCAAGGGGAATCGAAGTAGGTCATATCTTTTTGCTAGGGACAAAATATAGTGAAAAAATGGGCGCAACCTACCTTGACGACCAGGGTCAGACGCTCCCCGCTATCATGGGATGCTATGGCATTGGTGTCAGCAGAGCAGCGGCAGCAGCCATTGAACAGAACCATGACGACAAAGGTATTTGTTGGCCCATGCCCATTGCCCCCTTCCATGTCCACATTCTTTCCGTCACGGCATCAGACAACGTACGTCAAGCCTCCAATCAGCTCTACCAGGACCTTTCCAAAAACGGGATAGAGGTGTTGCTTGACGACCGTGAGGAACGAGGTGGTGTTAAATTTAACGATGCGGATTTGCTAGGCATTCCGTTCCATATTATCCTTGGGGATAAGGGCCTGGCACAGAACACCATTGAAATCAAAGACCGTAAAACTGGCGAAAAGCATCACATTTCCCGTGAGGAAGCATGTGAGTGGATAACCGCTACAGTCAAAGCGAAACTCGAATTCCAGGCATAA
- a CDS encoding bifunctional nuclease family protein, producing MTEINTLIPLKVHGVLVDPNTDTQIVVLRDEKNSEVLPIWVGTAEGTSIRLALENVIPPRPMSHDLICSFASHLGFTLNKVVITEVKNNTYFSTLFLSKDDLEKSIDSRPSDAIALALRCQCPIYVTPEVLERRGGEDLDTWLSKLDQKGLEQTDI from the coding sequence ATGACTGAAATAAACACATTAATTCCGTTAAAGGTCCATGGGGTCCTGGTCGATCCGAATACCGATACACAGATTGTGGTCTTACGGGATGAAAAAAACTCAGAGGTTCTTCCCATATGGGTCGGTACCGCCGAAGGGACATCGATCCGGTTGGCGTTGGAGAACGTCATCCCACCACGCCCCATGAGCCATGACCTTATTTGCAGCTTTGCCTCGCACCTTGGCTTTACCCTAAATAAAGTGGTGATCACAGAAGTCAAAAATAACACCTATTTTTCCACGCTATTTTTATCCAAAGATGATTTGGAAAAATCGATCGACTCAAGGCCGAGTGATGCGATTGCCTTGGCTCTTCGATGTCAATGTCCAATCTACGTCACCCCTGAAGTCCTGGAACGTCGCGGCGGAGAAGATTTGGATACCTGGCTTTCCAAACTCGATCAAAAAGGATTAGAGCAGACTGATATCTAG
- the argC gene encoding N-acetyl-gamma-glutamyl-phosphate reductase, whose product MNKKIRVAVIGASGYTGGELLRLLTLHPQVTLNRVVASEKSEGIAVASLLPHLTKIFDCSLSSLNTEAIAKEVDVVFLALPHTQSLQPVADFLSQGKHVIDLSADYRLQDPTVYEQWYQTPHTFPDLLKNAVYGLPELNRAAIAKTHLVAVAGCYPTVAILQLAPFVAQNLIEQNSIIIDAKSGISGAGRTPALGTHFPESHEAIHAYKIGKHRHVPEIEQGLARLTPAPSSKTTSSSPSIIFTPHLIPINRGILSTAYAKLKPGIDQSHLDAAYKSRYQDEYFIRLFPSSEGVNPKNLRGSNFCDLSCTYDPRTGYLVSTGSLDNLVKGAAGQAIQCMNLMLGFPETLGLTAPGLFP is encoded by the coding sequence ATGAATAAAAAAATTCGCGTCGCAGTGATCGGAGCCAGTGGCTATACGGGAGGTGAATTACTTCGATTACTCACCCTGCACCCACAGGTCACACTGAACCGCGTGGTGGCGTCTGAAAAATCTGAAGGCATCGCTGTCGCTTCGCTGCTTCCTCATCTTACGAAGATTTTTGACTGTTCATTGTCATCGTTGAATACCGAAGCGATCGCCAAGGAAGTCGATGTGGTGTTTCTCGCTCTTCCCCACACACAATCCCTGCAACCAGTAGCCGATTTTCTGTCACAAGGGAAACATGTTATTGACTTGAGTGCCGATTATCGTCTTCAAGACCCGACGGTCTATGAACAATGGTATCAGACCCCCCATACTTTTCCTGACTTGCTCAAAAATGCGGTATATGGGCTCCCAGAACTCAATCGCGCGGCTATCGCTAAGACCCATCTTGTCGCAGTCGCCGGGTGTTATCCCACCGTCGCCATTTTGCAACTCGCGCCATTTGTAGCCCAAAACCTCATTGAGCAAAATTCCATTATTATTGACGCAAAGTCTGGAATTTCAGGAGCGGGTCGCACACCTGCACTCGGGACCCATTTCCCTGAATCCCATGAAGCCATTCATGCCTATAAAATCGGCAAACACCGCCATGTGCCTGAAATCGAACAGGGGTTAGCACGACTGACTCCTGCTCCATCCTCCAAAACAACTTCCTCCAGTCCATCCATAATTTTCACGCCTCACCTCATACCCATTAATCGAGGCATTCTGAGCACGGCCTATGCCAAATTGAAACCTGGCATTGATCAGTCCCATTTGGATGCCGCCTATAAAAGTCGGTATCAAGACGAATATTTCATTCGACTCTTTCCCAGTTCCGAGGGAGTCAATCCGAAAAATTTGCGAGGGTCGAATTTTTGTGACCTTAGTTGCACCTATGATCCTCGAACGGGGTATCTGGTCAGCACAGGTTCTCTGGATAATCTCGTAAAAGGCGCAGCCGGACAAGCGATTCAATGTATGAATCTTATGTTAGGCTTTCCCGAAACACTCGGATTGACCGCGCCAGGCCTCTTTCCCTAA
- a CDS encoding bifunctional nuclease family protein, whose translation MLNQMNVRGLLFDPYNNAYIVILRDEQNSDMLPIWVGKAEASAISFALERIAPPRPMTHDLMKTVLDNMDAKVISTVITDLKDNTYFAKIHLLFGDSEFTVDSRPSDAIAVALRTDAPIFASGEVLHKQNSEELERWLENLKPEDFGKSDV comes from the coding sequence ATGTTGAATCAAATGAACGTCAGGGGTCTTTTATTTGACCCCTATAATAACGCCTATATTGTCATCCTGAGAGATGAACAAAACTCGGACATGCTCCCTATTTGGGTTGGGAAAGCCGAAGCCAGCGCGATTAGCTTTGCCTTGGAGCGGATAGCTCCTCCAAGGCCAATGACCCATGATCTCATGAAAACGGTGCTTGATAATATGGATGCCAAGGTTATCAGTACGGTTATCACGGATCTGAAAGACAATACATATTTCGCTAAAATCCATCTCCTCTTTGGAGACTCGGAATTTACGGTTGACTCTCGGCCAAGTGACGCAATTGCCGTGGCTCTTCGTACGGATGCCCCCATTTTCGCATCAGGAGAAGTGCTCCATAAACAAAACTCGGAAGAATTGGAACGATGGCTGGAAAACCTCAAGCCTGAGGATTTTGGCAAATCAGATGTTTAG
- the tldD gene encoding metalloprotease TldD has protein sequence MVPSLSDFALQEKDVLQALNKAIARDVDYVDMYVESCVTDSVSMEESLVKRAVKSISQGAGIRAVAGERTGFAYSDDLSVRDLEIAADTARYIADSPQGDNPIAVTHRSQPTQNLYSLAQPLTDITTEARVDLLNKIDVEARRYDPRITKVMASFNTEQKIFLVINSQGQLVGDVQPLSRLQITCIAEDGSNRQVGSFGGGGRVGFTFYLEQNRAMEFAREAARQAILNLGAVEAPAGTMPVVLGGGWPGILLHEAIGHGLEADFNRRKTSAFSDLVGKSVASELCTIVDDGTLPFRRGSMNIDDEGTPTSRTMLIEKGILRGYITDRLNARLMGIPLTGNGRREDFRSIVLPRMTNTFMLAGESDPQDIIRSVKNGLYAVSFGGGQVDITSGKFVFSASEAYLIEDGKVTKPVKGATLIGNGPDVLKKVSMVGHDMKLDEGIGTCGKDGQSVPVGVGLPTIKIDEMIVGGTAMG, from the coding sequence ATGGTACCCAGCCTTTCAGATTTTGCCCTCCAAGAAAAAGATGTCCTCCAGGCCTTAAATAAGGCCATCGCTCGCGATGTGGATTACGTGGACATGTATGTCGAGTCCTGCGTGACCGATTCCGTTTCTATGGAAGAAAGCCTGGTCAAGCGCGCGGTCAAAAGTATTTCCCAGGGGGCAGGCATTCGAGCGGTGGCTGGTGAACGAACAGGGTTTGCGTATTCAGATGATCTGTCTGTGCGAGATCTTGAAATTGCCGCTGATACGGCACGATATATTGCGGATTCTCCTCAAGGGGACAACCCTATAGCCGTCACCCATCGTTCTCAACCAACACAGAATCTCTACTCGTTGGCTCAGCCGCTCACCGATATTACAACCGAAGCCCGGGTTGACTTACTGAATAAAATAGACGTGGAAGCCAGGCGTTATGATCCGCGAATAACCAAGGTCATGGCGTCTTTTAACACGGAACAGAAAATATTTTTAGTCATTAACTCCCAAGGGCAGCTGGTGGGAGATGTGCAGCCTCTTTCTCGTCTTCAGATTACCTGCATTGCTGAAGATGGATCCAATCGCCAGGTCGGGTCATTTGGAGGAGGGGGACGGGTCGGATTTACTTTCTACCTGGAGCAGAACCGCGCGATGGAGTTTGCGCGAGAAGCTGCACGCCAGGCGATTCTTAATCTAGGCGCGGTCGAAGCTCCGGCTGGCACCATGCCGGTTGTCTTAGGTGGAGGCTGGCCTGGCATTTTGCTTCACGAAGCGATCGGGCATGGGTTGGAAGCGGATTTCAATCGTCGCAAAACCTCAGCCTTTAGTGACTTAGTCGGAAAGTCCGTCGCATCCGAATTATGCACCATCGTGGATGATGGGACGCTCCCATTCCGGCGTGGGTCTATGAACATCGATGATGAGGGGACGCCGACGTCACGAACCATGCTCATTGAAAAAGGTATTTTGCGGGGCTATATCACTGACCGGCTCAATGCCCGCTTGATGGGCATCCCGTTAACAGGGAATGGAAGACGGGAAGATTTCAGGAGTATTGTTCTTCCACGGATGACCAATACCTTTATGCTAGCCGGAGAATCCGATCCGCAGGATATCATCCGGTCGGTGAAGAACGGGTTGTATGCCGTCTCGTTTGGGGGAGGGCAGGTTGATATCACCAGTGGAAAATTCGTCTTTTCAGCCAGCGAAGCTTATCTGATCGAAGATGGGAAGGTGACCAAACCGGTCAAAGGCGCAACGTTGATTGGGAACGGTCCTGATGTTCTCAAGAAAGTTTCGATGGTCGGACATGATATGAAATTGGATGAAGGAATCGGTACATGCGGAAAAGATGGGCAATCGGTTCCGGTCGGCGTGGGACTTCCTACCATTAAAATCGATGAAATGATCGTCGGTGGCACGGCGATGGGCTGA
- the rplM gene encoding 50S ribosomal protein L13: MRSYQAKPLEVERQWFLVDAKGKTVGRLAAKVASILRGKHKPTFTPNVDTGDHVVIINSSEIQFTRDKFRSKIYYHHTGYPGGIKAITAEHLHAKKPTEVLSKAIRGMLPKCTLGKQMARKLKIYPGAEHLHRAQSPTPLNL, from the coding sequence ATGCGATCCTATCAAGCTAAACCGCTAGAAGTTGAACGACAATGGTTTTTAGTCGATGCTAAAGGAAAAACCGTTGGCCGCTTGGCCGCGAAGGTTGCCTCTATCCTTCGTGGAAAGCATAAGCCAACGTTTACTCCGAATGTCGATACAGGGGATCATGTCGTCATCATAAATTCCAGTGAAATTCAATTCACCCGCGATAAATTTCGTTCAAAGATCTATTATCACCACACCGGGTATCCTGGAGGCATCAAAGCCATTACTGCCGAGCATCTTCATGCAAAGAAACCGACTGAAGTGCTCTCTAAAGCCATTCGTGGGATGCTTCCAAAATGTACGTTAGGAAAGCAAATGGCTAGAAAACTCAAAATTTATCCTGGTGCCGAGCATCTGCATCGAGCGCAAAGTCCAACGCCTCTAAACCTCTAA
- a CDS encoding isoprenyl transferase, which produces MDDFHAVDARQVAEGELLDQLDLTSLPRHIAVIMDGNGRWAAQRGLPRIAGHKEGLRALQDVLEIGHELRIPYITIYAFSQENWKRPHSEIRLLMGLLEQYLNQERQRFQERQVRFLPIGRLEQLPSSVRSLALEVAEETRHLTQRTLAVALSYGGRSEIVDAARKVAIEVQMGSLTPDQIDESLFEQYLSTWGLPDPDLLIRTSGEARISNFLPWQIAYTELYFTKTLWPDFRRAETLLALLDYQKRERRFGRITQTVSP; this is translated from the coding sequence ATGGATGACTTTCACGCGGTGGATGCAAGGCAAGTTGCTGAAGGGGAATTGCTGGATCAACTTGACCTCACCTCCCTTCCCCGACATATCGCGGTCATCATGGATGGCAATGGCCGATGGGCCGCTCAACGAGGATTGCCTCGAATTGCCGGTCACAAAGAAGGGCTTCGTGCGCTCCAGGACGTTCTGGAAATCGGGCATGAACTCAGGATTCCCTATATCACCATCTATGCATTTTCCCAGGAAAATTGGAAACGTCCTCATTCTGAGATTCGACTCCTCATGGGGTTGCTTGAGCAGTACCTCAATCAAGAACGCCAACGGTTTCAAGAGCGACAGGTACGATTCCTGCCGATTGGACGGCTTGAACAACTGCCGTCTTCCGTCCGGTCTCTGGCCTTAGAAGTAGCGGAAGAAACCCGCCATTTAACTCAGCGCACTCTGGCCGTCGCCCTGAGCTATGGAGGACGCAGCGAAATTGTCGATGCCGCTCGAAAAGTTGCGATCGAGGTTCAGATGGGATCGCTTACACCAGACCAAATTGATGAGTCCTTATTTGAGCAATATCTCAGCACATGGGGTCTCCCTGATCCCGATTTGCTGATTCGCACTTCTGGAGAAGCGCGAATCAGCAACTTCCTTCCCTGGCAGATTGCCTACACGGAACTCTATTTCACCAAAACCCTGTGGCCTGATTTTCGTCGCGCTGAGACTCTTCTTGCCTTACTCGATTATCAAAAACGGGAGCGTCGTTTTGGCCGAATCACTCAAACCGTTTCGCCATAA
- the rseP gene encoding RIP metalloprotease RseP — protein MNNLLAFSPDSIFLFGQKLWWFLVVLGVLVTFHEYGHYLAARWVGVKVLKFSIGFGPKLIGRKIGDTEYLLAAIPLGGYVKLYGEEGSEAVSAAEQRESFIHQSLPHKTLIVAAGPGFNFILSYLIFTGMLALGSPLFVPSIDNITPVIEAIIPDSPAETAGLHIGDRVIRANEEDISTLGELYEQVGKAHGRPVTLDVIRGNSVKTLIITPTVQMVPDRPDEPQYTLGIEDHAPLVGGVMPDTPAMAAGLQQDDRIIQINDTPIATWSQMTEIVRNHPGTPLEVQVERGGQTVSLRITPEGQTSTSPDGETTSIGRIGVKLAGAGTVLKSTSLFLAPWDGLKATWKWCELTVMGLYKLVTGEISSKHLGGPLMIATVSGEQAQQGMASVVWLIAILSINLGILNLLPIPILDGGHLFFFACEGILGRPLGDRSREMAQQIGLVLLVFLMAYATWNDISRLLQ, from the coding sequence ATGAATAACCTCCTGGCGTTTTCTCCTGATTCCATTTTCCTATTCGGGCAAAAATTATGGTGGTTCCTGGTCGTCCTGGGAGTCCTTGTGACTTTTCACGAATACGGACATTACCTGGCCGCTCGCTGGGTGGGAGTGAAGGTCCTCAAATTCTCCATCGGGTTTGGACCAAAACTGATTGGTCGCAAGATTGGAGATACAGAATATCTCCTGGCAGCCATTCCTCTTGGGGGATATGTCAAATTATATGGAGAAGAAGGGTCAGAGGCGGTTTCAGCTGCTGAACAACGTGAATCCTTTATTCACCAGTCACTTCCCCACAAAACGTTGATTGTGGCGGCTGGCCCCGGCTTCAACTTTATCCTCAGCTACCTGATCTTTACGGGAATGCTGGCCTTAGGGTCACCGCTGTTTGTTCCCAGCATCGACAACATCACCCCGGTCATTGAAGCCATCATCCCGGACTCTCCGGCTGAAACTGCCGGATTACACATCGGTGATCGCGTAATCCGTGCCAACGAAGAAGACATCTCGACCCTGGGTGAACTATACGAACAGGTGGGCAAGGCCCATGGGCGTCCCGTCACCTTGGATGTTATTCGTGGAAATAGCGTGAAAACGCTGATCATCACTCCAACCGTTCAAATGGTGCCTGATCGCCCGGACGAACCTCAATACACCTTAGGCATTGAGGATCATGCTCCACTAGTCGGAGGAGTCATGCCAGACACGCCTGCCATGGCTGCGGGTCTTCAACAGGATGACCGAATTATCCAAATTAATGACACACCGATTGCCACCTGGTCTCAGATGACCGAGATCGTACGCAATCACCCTGGAACCCCTCTCGAGGTACAGGTCGAACGCGGAGGACAGACGGTGTCACTTCGCATCACCCCTGAAGGCCAAACCAGCACCTCCCCGGATGGAGAAACAACGTCTATTGGCCGCATTGGCGTCAAACTAGCCGGCGCGGGTACGGTGCTCAAGAGTACGTCTCTCTTCCTCGCACCTTGGGATGGCCTCAAGGCGACATGGAAATGGTGTGAATTAACCGTTATGGGGCTCTATAAGCTCGTAACTGGAGAAATTTCATCGAAACACCTGGGCGGCCCGCTCATGATTGCCACCGTGTCCGGTGAGCAGGCCCAACAAGGCATGGCCAGCGTCGTGTGGCTTATTGCGATTTTGAGTATTAATTTGGGAATTTTAAATTTGTTACCCATTCCCATTCTTGATGGAGGCCATCTATTCTTTTTTGCCTGCGAAGGTATTTTAGGTCGACCTTTAGGGGATCGGTCGAGAGAAATGGCCCAACAAATTGGCCTGGTATTGTTGGTCTTCCTGATGGCCTATGCGACCTGGAATGACATTAGTCGACTTCTGCAATAA